The segment CGATCTTGTCGGTCGCCCCCTCCCAGGTCGTCTGCAGCAGCCGGTCTTGAAGCCGGACGGTCGGGCGGGCGAGCCGATCGGGATGATTGATCGTCCCATATCCGAAGAAGCCGCGGGCGCAGAGATCCCCCTCGTTTCGGCCGGTCCCCAGCTCCGAGCTGACCCGCTTCACGTCGTCTTTCACCGCCTCGATCGTCATCAGGCAGCCGTCGCCGCAGTAGTTGCAGATCGTTTCGGTCTTCTTCAACTGCCAGGGGCGATAGTCGTACATCGCAAGCCGGCTGGTGAGCGCGCCGACCGGACAGATCTGGATGCAGCCGCCGCAAAATTCACAATCGAGCTCATGCTGCGCAAAGGCGCCGATCTGGTGGTGGCTGCTCCGGTCGATCGAGCCGAGCGCGTTCGAATCGATGACTTCATCACAATATCGAACACAGCGGAGACAGGAAACACAGCGGTTCATCTCTTTTTCGACGAGCGGTCCAAAGTAGGTCTTTTCAAAAACGCGTTTTTCTTCGGTGAAACGGCTCGTGGTCGGAGAATATTGGTGGGCGAAGTCTTGGAGCTGACACTCTCCCCCCTGATCACATTCGGGACAGTCGAGCGGGTGGTTGCCGAGGAGGAACTCCATCACGCCGAACTGGGCATCTTGTACACGGGGAGAATTCGATAAGACGACCATTCCTTCGGTGGCGGGGGTGCTGCAGGAGGTCTGCAGCTTCGGCATCTTCTCGATCTCGACGAGGCACATCCGGCAATTCGCATCGGGCTTGAGCTTCGGATGATAACAGAAATGCGGGATCTCGATCCCCGCCTTCTTCGCCGCCTCGATCAGAAGGGTCCCCTTCTCGACCTCGATCTCGACCCCATTAAATTTAATCTTGACCTTGCTCATGTCTTAAATACCCATCCCAGATAAGGAGCGCCTTAAAACTTTTTCTATCTTTAATTACTGAATGACTGCCTGCTGAAGCATCTCGCCCGCTTCAACGTTTCGGGAACGACGTTTAACCGAATGCCTAATGCGATCCCGCCATCACGAGCGCGGCGTTGGGACGGAACGGGCAGCGCCGCTCCTGAATGTGCGCCTCGTATTCTTCCCTAAAATGCTTCAGCGTCGAGAGGACCGGCGAGATTTCGGCGTCGCCGAAGGCGCAGACGGTCCGCCCTTCGATCCGCTTGGAGAGGCTCACCAGCAAGGCCAGGTCTTCCATCCGGCCCTGTCCGATCTCGATCCGGCGCAAGATATTCAAGAGCCAGCCGCTCCCCTCGCGACAGGGGGTGCATTTGCCGCACGACTCGTGATTGAAGAACTCCATCAGGTTCATCGCCGCCCAGACCATGCAGGTGTCTTGATCCATCACCGTCACCGCCCCCGATCCGAGCATCGAGCCGGCCTGGGCGATCGATTCAAAATCCATCTTCGTATCGAGATGGGCCTCGGTCAAAAACGGCGCCGACGCACCGCCGGGGATGATCGCCTTCAGCCGCTTGTCGCCGCGGATTCCCCCGGCATGCTCATAGATCATCTCCCGAAGCGAAATTCCCATCGGAACTTCATAATTGCCGGGCCGCTTCACATGCCCGCTGACGCAGAAAACACGCATCCCGGTGCTCTTCTGCGTGCCGAGCGCCGCGTACCATTCCGGGCCGCGGTTGATGATGTAAGGGATGTTCGCCAGAGTCTCGACGTTGTTCACCACGGTCGGCTTCTGGTAAAGGCCATGGGTCGCCGGAAAGGGGGGCTTGGTTCTCGGCTTCCCCCGCTTTCCCTCAACCGATTCCAACAGCGCCGTCTCCTCGCCGCAGATATAGGCGCCCGCGCCCCGATGGAGCACGACGTCCAGATCGAACCCGGTTCCGAAGAGATTCTTCCCAAAGAGCTTTGCCGCATAGGACTCTTCGATCGCCCGTTGAATAATCTCCGCCCCGAGGTCGAACTCCCCTCGAATATAGATGTAGGCATTGTGTGAGCCGATCGCATAACAGGCGATCCCGATTCCTTCCAACATTTGGTGCGGATCGTTCTCAATCAGCTGGCGGTCTTTATAGGTTCCCGGCTCGCTTTCGTCGGCATTGCAGCAGAGGTACTTCGGCCCGGGATGGTCTTTCGGGATAAAGCTCCACTTCATTCCGGTCGGGAAACCGGCCCCGCCCCGTCCGCGCAGGCCCGACTTCTTGACGATGTCGATCACCTCCGCCGGCGGAATCCCCTTGAGGACCTTCTCGAAGGCGGTATAGCCGCCGGTCTGGCGGTATTGATCGAGCGTCCCGGTGTATCCGGGCTGGGACATGTTCTTCAGCAAAATCGGTTCGTACTTCGGCATCAAGACTTCCCTCCCAGCACCGGCAGCTGAAACGGCCCGGTGGCCAAGGCGCTCTTCCCCTCCCGTCGGAGATCGTCCAAGATCCGGTCGATCTTCTCGGAGGTGAGATTCTCATAATAACGGTTGTTGATCTGCATCATCGGCCCGGTCCCGCAGGAGGCGAGACACTCGACCAGCCGCAGGCTGAAAACGCCGTCGGGGGTCGTCTCTCCGACCTTGATTCCGAGTCGATCTTGAAGATGCTCGATGACCGATCCGGCGCCGACCAGCGCGCAGGAGAGGGTTTTGCAGACTTGGATCAGATGCTTCCCGACCGGCTTTAAATTAAAGAGGGTATAAAAGGTCGCGACATCATAGACCTGGACCGGGGTGAGTTCCAACAGCTCGGCGACATCGATCATGGCCGCCTCGGAGAGATAGCCGACCTCGTTCTGAGCGACCCGAAGCGCCGCGAGCAGCACCGACCGCTTGTCCGGATATTTGGGAAACTCCGCCTCGATGGCGGCCTTGGCTTTTTCAGAAAGAACTTTGAGTCTCATCTATTTTTCTCTTAAACTCCGCAATCCGCACTCGCCTATCTGTCACATTCTCCCATCACGATGTCGTAGGTGCCGAAAATGGTGACGATGTCGGCGATCATGTAACCCCGCGCCATGTGATCGAACGCCCCCATATGGATAAAAGAGGGGGGACGGATCCGCAACCGGTACGGTTTGTTTCCTCCCATGCTCCGGATATAAAAGCCGAGCTCCCCCTTCGGGGCTTCCGTTCCGCAGTAGACCTCTCCCTCCGGCACGTCGAAGCCGCGGGTGGCGATCATGAAGTGATGGATCAGGCTCTCCATGTCGGTGAGGATCTTGTCGCGCGGCGGATAGGTGATCATCGGGAGATCGGCCATGAACGGCCCCGGCGGCAGCCGGTCCAGACACTGCTTGACGATCTTTGCGCTCTGCCGCATCTCCTCGACCCGGATCCAATAACGGTCGTAGGTGTCGCCGTTTTTCCCGAGCGGGACCTCCCATTCGACCTTGTCGTAGACCCCATACGGCTCGGCCTTCCGGATGTCGTAGTTGACCCCCGACCCGCGCAAGGGGGGTCCGGTCAGGCTGAAGTTGATCGCATCTTCCGCCGAAATCAGGGCGATTCCTTTGGTTCGGGCGATCCAGATCCGATTGGTTTCAAGGAGGGCGTTATATTCAATTACCTTTTCGGGAAAGGTCTCCAAAAATTTGTAAAGCCGGTCGATGATCTCCGAGGTGAAATCACGATCGACCCCGCCGACGCGGTAATAGCTCATCGTGAGGCGCGCGCCGCAGATTAGTTCAAAGAGATCAAGCAACACCTCCCGCTCTCGGAAGGTGTAGAAGAAGACGGTCATCGCGCCGACGTCGAGCGCCTGGGTGCCGAGCCAAAAGAGATGGCCGGCGATCCGCTGGACTTCCGCGACAATGGTCCGGATATATTCCGCCCGCTCCGGCACCTGGACCTGAAGGAGCTTCTCCACCGTCCGGACGAAGGCATAGTTGTTCGTCATCGCACAGACGTAGTCAAGCCGGTCGGTCAGGGGGATAATCTGGGTATAGGTCGAGTTCTCCGCGAGCTTCTCGACGCCCCGGTGAAGGTAGCCGAGATGAGGGGTCGCCTTGACGATCGTCTCTCCTTCCAGCTCAAGGACGATTCGGAGCACCCCATGGGTCGAGGGATGCTGCGGCCCCATGTTGAGGAGCATGTCCTCGATCCGCTTTACCCCCTTCTCCGGGGTGAGGTCTTGATCGAACTCATCCTCATCGTTGTAAGGGGCGATCTGGGGGAGCGCCTCGATTTTTTTACTTTCCTGGGTTTCTTCCATTGTTCTATCTCAGATAAACGCTTGGATAAACGTTATTCTTGCTCTAAA is part of the Candidatus Manganitrophaceae bacterium genome and harbors:
- the nuoF gene encoding NADH-quinone oxidoreductase subunit NuoF — translated: MPKYEPILLKNMSQPGYTGTLDQYRQTGGYTAFEKVLKGIPPAEVIDIVKKSGLRGRGGAGFPTGMKWSFIPKDHPGPKYLCCNADESEPGTYKDRQLIENDPHQMLEGIGIACYAIGSHNAYIYIRGEFDLGAEIIQRAIEESYAAKLFGKNLFGTGFDLDVVLHRGAGAYICGEETALLESVEGKRGKPRTKPPFPATHGLYQKPTVVNNVETLANIPYIINRGPEWYAALGTQKSTGMRVFCVSGHVKRPGNYEVPMGISLREMIYEHAGGIRGDKRLKAIIPGGASAPFLTEAHLDTKMDFESIAQAGSMLGSGAVTVMDQDTCMVWAAMNLMEFFNHESCGKCTPCREGSGWLLNILRRIEIGQGRMEDLALLVSLSKRIEGRTVCAFGDAEISPVLSTLKHFREEYEAHIQERRCPFRPNAALVMAGSH
- the nuoE gene encoding NADH-quinone oxidoreductase subunit NuoE, coding for MRLKVLSEKAKAAIEAEFPKYPDKRSVLLAALRVAQNEVGYLSEAAMIDVAELLELTPVQVYDVATFYTLFNLKPVGKHLIQVCKTLSCALVGAGSVIEHLQDRLGIKVGETTPDGVFSLRLVECLASCGTGPMMQINNRYYENLTSEKIDRILDDLRREGKSALATGPFQLPVLGGKS
- the nuoD gene encoding NADH dehydrogenase (quinone) subunit D — its product is MEETQESKKIEALPQIAPYNDEDEFDQDLTPEKGVKRIEDMLLNMGPQHPSTHGVLRIVLELEGETIVKATPHLGYLHRGVEKLAENSTYTQIIPLTDRLDYVCAMTNNYAFVRTVEKLLQVQVPERAEYIRTIVAEVQRIAGHLFWLGTQALDVGAMTVFFYTFREREVLLDLFELICGARLTMSYYRVGGVDRDFTSEIIDRLYKFLETFPEKVIEYNALLETNRIWIARTKGIALISAEDAINFSLTGPPLRGSGVNYDIRKAEPYGVYDKVEWEVPLGKNGDTYDRYWIRVEEMRQSAKIVKQCLDRLPPGPFMADLPMITYPPRDKILTDMESLIHHFMIATRGFDVPEGEVYCGTEAPKGELGFYIRSMGGNKPYRLRIRPPSFIHMGAFDHMARGYMIADIVTIFGTYDIVMGECDR